In Paenibacillus sp. G2S3, a single window of DNA contains:
- the pyrE gene encoding orotate phosphoribosyltransferase has protein sequence MSSLNRSEQVASYLLEIGAVALRPQEPFTWTSGIKSPIYCDNRLTMAYPEVRNYIADAFAQLIKSEYPDAEVIAGTATAGIPHAAWVADKLNLPMAYIRDKAKGHGKQNQIEGLIKPGQKVVVIEDLISTGGSSIKAAQAVQEAGAEVLAVLAIFSYELDRAVDAFTAAEMPLQSLSNYSTLIDVALAQGKIESTDVEALKSWRKDPSSFGV, from the coding sequence ATGAGCTCATTAAATAGAAGTGAACAAGTAGCAAGTTATTTGCTGGAGATTGGAGCAGTGGCGCTGCGTCCACAGGAGCCTTTTACATGGACCTCTGGTATCAAATCGCCGATCTATTGTGACAACCGTCTGACTATGGCTTACCCAGAGGTTCGTAACTATATTGCAGATGCCTTCGCTCAGCTTATTAAGAGCGAGTATCCGGACGCTGAAGTGATCGCTGGTACAGCAACCGCTGGTATTCCACACGCGGCTTGGGTAGCAGATAAGCTCAATCTGCCTATGGCTTATATCCGTGATAAAGCTAAAGGCCACGGTAAGCAGAATCAGATCGAAGGACTGATTAAGCCGGGGCAAAAGGTTGTTGTTATTGAAGATCTGATCTCCACTGGTGGAAGCTCCATCAAAGCGGCTCAGGCCGTGCAAGAAGCTGGCGCAGAAGTGCTGGCTGTACTCGCGATCTTCAGCTACGAGCTGGACCGTGCAGTGGATGCTTTTACTGCAGCTGAAATGCCATTACAAAGCTTGTCCAACTACAGCACATTGATTGATGTGGCTCTTGCACAAGGCAAAATTGAATCGACGGACGTAGAAGCACTGAAGTCTTGGAGAAAAGATCCGTCATCATTTGGTGTTTAA
- the pyrF gene encoding orotidine-5'-phosphate decarboxylase, which translates to MGVGEAEWKAMANRLMIALDYPDVTGARALIDKLEGIPCYMKVGMQLFYAAGPEFIQELKSRGYSVFVDVKMHDIPNTVKGGAQSLTNLGADMFNVHAAGGSAMMAAAREGAASAVSANAALKMPLIIAVTQLTSTSQEVMNNEIGIAGEVADTVVRYAKLAADAGLDGVVASPQESAAIAEACGPAFCTVTPGIRPAGASLDDQSRVMTPGKAIRQGSHYLVVGRPITASPDPRQAALNIIEEMTLA; encoded by the coding sequence ATGGGAGTTGGAGAAGCAGAGTGGAAAGCAATGGCGAATCGTCTGATGATCGCCTTGGATTATCCTGATGTGACTGGAGCAAGAGCCTTGATCGATAAGCTGGAAGGAATTCCTTGTTATATGAAGGTAGGCATGCAACTGTTCTATGCGGCAGGACCAGAATTTATTCAAGAGCTGAAATCTCGTGGCTATTCTGTGTTCGTTGACGTGAAAATGCATGATATCCCTAACACGGTAAAAGGTGGCGCTCAAAGTCTTACTAATCTTGGCGCTGATATGTTTAACGTGCACGCGGCAGGGGGCTCAGCTATGATGGCTGCAGCGCGCGAAGGAGCGGCTTCTGCAGTTAGTGCTAATGCAGCCCTGAAGATGCCTTTGATTATTGCAGTTACTCAGCTAACCAGCACGAGTCAAGAAGTGATGAATAATGAAATTGGGATCGCAGGTGAGGTAGCGGATACTGTGGTAAGATACGCTAAACTGGCAGCCGATGCAGGTCTAGATGGCGTAGTAGCATCGCCACAAGAGTCTGCAGCTATCGCAGAAGCTTGCGGCCCAGCATTTTGCACGGTTACACCAGGTATCCGACCAGCAGGTGCTTCCCTGGACGATCAGTCCCGGGTTATGACGCCTGGAAAAGCCATTCGTCAGGGGAGTCACTACCTTGTTGTAGGACGGCCGATTACAGCTTCACCAGATCCACGTCAAGCAGCACTAAACATTATTGAGGAGATGACCCTAGCATGA
- the carB gene encoding carbamoyl-phosphate synthase large subunit: protein MPKNDKLKKILVIGSGPIVIGQAAEFDYAGTQACQALKEEGVEVVLINSNPATIMTDTNIADKVYIEPITLEFVTAIIRQERPDGLLPTLGGQTGLNMAVELARAGVLEQENVKLLGTQLDSIEKAEDRDLFRDLMRELEQPVPDSTIVTTLEEAMEFAEGIGFPLIVRPAYTLGGTGGGICDNEEELRETVKAGIRYSPIGQCLVEKSIAGMKEVEYEVMRDANDNCIVVCNMENFDPVGVHTGDSIVVAPSQTLSDREYQMLRTASLKIIRALNIEGGCNVQFALDPQSYQYYVIEVNPRVSRSSALASKATGYPIAKMAAKIAMGYTLDEIVNPVTEQTYACFEPTLDYIVSKIPRWPFDKFIHANRKLGTQMKATGEVMAIGRTFEESIHKAIRSLEIGVHRFRLPGAETLEESVLRERLAKPDDERLFLIAEAFRRGYGLQEIQDITNVDWWFLSKIEGLINFEEVIRGEETLSAETLYQAKRKGFTDRAIAEIRAEGQANGKFTKEADVRALRLEQGLTPVFKMVDTCAAEFEATTPYYYSTYETENEVIHSDKQKVIVLGSGPIRIGQGIEFDYSTVHAVWAIQKAGYEAVIINNNPETVSTDFNTSDRLYFEPLFFEDVMNVIAQENPIGVIVQFGGQTAINLAAPLSAAGVKILGTSLDSIDEAENRKKFEALLARLDIAQPKGKTVTDVDQAVETAQSLGYPVLVRPSYVLGGRAMEIVYNDTELLSYMVEAVKVNPEHPVLIDRYMLGKEVEVDAICDGETVVIPGIMEHVERAGVHSGDSIAVYPPQYLDEGLKAKIAEITIKIAKELKTIGLVNIQFVIYQNEVYVIEVNPRSSRTVPFLSKVTGIPMAHLATKIILGSKLKDDGYTEGLWPESDYVSVKVPVFSFAKLRRVEPTLGPEMKSTGEVMGRDKLYAKALYKGLIGAGMKIPATGAIIVTVADKDKAEAVELMKGFHSMGYKIIATGGTAQALEEAGLNVMNVNKLDEGAPNILDLIRGGQANFVFNTLTKGKTPERDGFRIRREAVENGVVCMTSLDTVTALLRMLQTINFSSQSMPAFVGQLN, encoded by the coding sequence ATGCCTAAGAACGATAAGCTTAAAAAAATACTAGTGATCGGTTCCGGACCGATCGTCATTGGTCAAGCAGCGGAGTTTGACTACGCAGGAACTCAGGCTTGCCAAGCCCTTAAAGAAGAAGGCGTGGAAGTCGTACTGATTAACAGCAATCCAGCAACAATTATGACAGATACTAATATTGCAGATAAAGTATACATCGAGCCTATTACGCTTGAATTCGTAACTGCTATTATTCGTCAGGAGCGTCCAGATGGATTACTTCCAACGCTGGGCGGTCAGACCGGCCTAAATATGGCTGTAGAATTGGCTCGTGCAGGCGTGCTTGAGCAAGAGAATGTTAAGCTTCTCGGTACACAGCTTGATTCCATCGAGAAAGCAGAAGATCGCGATTTGTTCCGTGATTTAATGCGTGAATTGGAACAACCTGTACCTGATAGCACCATCGTTACGACGCTGGAAGAAGCTATGGAGTTCGCTGAGGGAATTGGTTTTCCACTGATTGTACGCCCTGCTTATACACTTGGCGGAACCGGCGGCGGGATCTGCGATAACGAAGAAGAGCTGCGCGAAACAGTCAAAGCAGGTATTCGTTATAGCCCGATCGGACAATGTCTGGTTGAGAAGAGTATTGCCGGCATGAAGGAAGTTGAATACGAGGTTATGCGTGATGCCAATGACAACTGTATCGTTGTCTGCAACATGGAAAACTTTGATCCTGTAGGCGTACATACAGGTGACAGTATCGTTGTGGCACCTAGCCAGACGTTGTCAGATCGCGAATACCAAATGCTGCGTACGGCTTCGCTCAAAATCATCCGTGCCCTGAATATTGAAGGTGGATGTAACGTACAGTTCGCACTTGATCCGCAAAGTTATCAATATTATGTAATCGAAGTAAACCCGCGTGTCAGCCGTTCCTCGGCTTTGGCTTCCAAAGCAACTGGTTATCCAATTGCCAAAATGGCTGCCAAAATCGCGATGGGTTACACGCTGGATGAAATCGTCAATCCGGTTACTGAACAGACCTATGCATGCTTCGAGCCTACACTTGACTATATTGTAAGTAAAATTCCACGCTGGCCGTTCGACAAGTTCATTCATGCGAACCGTAAGCTGGGTACGCAAATGAAAGCGACAGGCGAAGTAATGGCGATCGGCCGTACTTTTGAAGAGTCGATTCATAAAGCGATTCGTTCCTTGGAAATTGGTGTTCATCGCTTCCGCCTGCCAGGTGCAGAGACACTGGAAGAGAGCGTGCTGCGTGAACGTCTTGCGAAGCCTGATGATGAGCGTCTGTTCCTGATTGCTGAAGCTTTCCGTCGTGGTTACGGTTTGCAAGAAATCCAGGATATTACGAACGTAGACTGGTGGTTCCTCTCCAAAATTGAAGGTTTGATTAACTTTGAAGAGGTTATCCGCGGCGAAGAAACTTTGTCTGCGGAAACTCTATACCAAGCGAAACGTAAAGGCTTTACAGACCGTGCGATTGCTGAAATTCGTGCAGAAGGACAAGCGAACGGCAAGTTTACTAAAGAAGCTGATGTGCGTGCGCTGCGTTTGGAGCAAGGTTTAACACCTGTGTTCAAAATGGTAGATACTTGTGCGGCTGAGTTCGAAGCTACTACACCTTACTACTACTCGACTTATGAGACTGAGAATGAAGTCATTCATTCTGATAAGCAAAAGGTTATCGTGCTGGGATCTGGTCCAATCCGGATCGGTCAAGGGATTGAGTTTGATTACTCCACAGTGCATGCGGTATGGGCCATTCAAAAGGCTGGATATGAAGCGGTTATCATTAATAATAACCCTGAGACAGTATCCACGGACTTCAATACTTCGGACCGGTTGTATTTTGAACCATTATTCTTCGAAGATGTCATGAACGTAATTGCACAAGAGAATCCGATTGGAGTTATCGTTCAATTCGGTGGTCAGACAGCGATCAACCTTGCGGCACCCCTAAGTGCTGCTGGTGTGAAGATTCTCGGAACTAGCCTGGACAGCATTGATGAAGCTGAGAATCGTAAGAAATTCGAAGCTTTGCTGGCACGCCTTGATATCGCTCAACCGAAAGGTAAGACGGTCACCGACGTGGATCAAGCTGTAGAAACTGCACAATCCCTTGGATATCCGGTGCTGGTTCGTCCTTCCTACGTACTAGGTGGACGTGCAATGGAAATCGTATATAACGATACTGAACTGCTTAGCTACATGGTAGAAGCGGTGAAAGTGAATCCTGAGCATCCGGTATTGATTGACCGTTACATGCTAGGTAAAGAGGTTGAGGTAGACGCGATTTGTGATGGTGAGACAGTAGTTATTCCGGGCATCATGGAACATGTCGAGCGCGCAGGTGTTCACTCCGGTGACTCTATCGCTGTATATCCTCCGCAATATCTGGATGAAGGTCTGAAAGCGAAAATCGCGGAAATCACGATCAAGATCGCTAAGGAACTGAAGACGATCGGACTGGTCAACATCCAGTTTGTTATCTATCAGAACGAAGTATATGTAATCGAAGTAAATCCACGCTCCTCGCGTACGGTTCCTTTCCTGAGTAAGGTGACAGGAATTCCAATGGCACATTTGGCAACCAAAATCATTCTCGGCAGCAAGCTGAAGGATGACGGTTATACAGAAGGTCTGTGGCCGGAAAGCGATTATGTATCGGTTAAAGTTCCAGTGTTCTCTTTTGCCAAACTGCGCAGAGTAGAACCTACACTCGGACCTGAAATGAAATCAACCGGTGAAGTTATGGGCCGTGATAAATTGTACGCAAAAGCTTTATACAAAGGTCTGATTGGAGCAGGAATGAAAATTCCAGCTACAGGCGCTATCATCGTTACGGTGGCAGATAAAGATAAAGCAGAAGCTGTAGAACTTATGAAAGGCTTCCACTCCATGGGTTACAAAATCATTGCTACTGGAGGCACGGCACAAGCGCTTGAAGAAGCAGGGCTCAACGTAATGAATGTTAACAAGCTGGATGAAGGTGCGCCTAACATTCTCGACTTGATTCGTGGTGGGCAAGCGAACTTCGTCTTTAATACACTGACTAAAGGTAAAACACCAGAACGTGACGGATTCCGTATCCGCCGTGAAGCGGTTGAGAATGGCGTCGTATGTATGACTTCACTGGATACAGTGACGGCACTTCTCAGAATGCTGCAGACGATTAACTTCTCGTCACAGTCCATGCCTGCTTTTGTCGGACAACTGAACTAA
- the carA gene encoding glutamine-hydrolyzing carbamoyl-phosphate synthase small subunit, whose amino-acid sequence MQARLLLQDGTLFTGTAFGAEGEKTGEVVFNTGITGYQEVLSDPSYCGQIVTMTYPLIGNYGITRDDFESVRPFVHGFVVRRHEEVPSNWRAEYSVDDLLKEYDIPGISEIDTRMLTRIIRHYGTMKAILTTSNKRVEELMEMMGNTTIEELRNQVARTSTASSYSSPGNKERIVLVDYGAKAGILRELNERGCDVVVVPHDVKAEEVRRLNPDGILLSNGPGDPKDVPHAVKTISELLGEYPIFGICLGHQLFALACGADTEKLKFGHRGGNHPVKELESGRCFITSQNHGYTVNEESVKNTELEVTHINNNDKTVEGIKHTRYPAFSVQYHPEAAPGPHDSSYLFDRFLQLIADHKAKTPVVSRQAQLAANARITAPKTNLQLEAVKGAL is encoded by the coding sequence ATGCAGGCGAGATTGCTGCTGCAAGACGGAACTTTATTTACAGGTACCGCATTTGGCGCTGAGGGCGAAAAGACAGGCGAGGTTGTTTTTAATACAGGAATTACAGGATATCAAGAGGTGCTGTCTGACCCTTCATATTGCGGACAAATCGTTACAATGACTTATCCATTGATCGGGAACTACGGGATTACTCGGGATGACTTTGAATCTGTTCGACCTTTCGTACACGGCTTTGTAGTGCGTCGTCATGAAGAGGTACCTAGTAACTGGCGTGCTGAATATAGTGTGGACGATCTGCTAAAAGAATACGATATTCCAGGGATCAGCGAGATTGATACTCGGATGTTGACTCGGATTATTCGCCACTACGGAACAATGAAAGCCATCCTGACTACCTCTAACAAACGTGTAGAGGAACTGATGGAAATGATGGGAAATACTACGATTGAGGAATTGCGCAATCAGGTAGCTCGTACATCAACTGCAAGTTCGTACAGCAGCCCAGGCAACAAAGAAAGAATTGTGCTTGTGGATTACGGTGCGAAGGCTGGTATCCTACGTGAGCTTAACGAACGTGGTTGTGATGTTGTCGTGGTGCCACATGATGTTAAAGCGGAAGAAGTTCGCCGTTTGAACCCAGATGGTATCCTATTGTCCAACGGCCCTGGGGACCCGAAAGATGTACCTCATGCTGTTAAGACGATTTCTGAATTGCTTGGTGAATACCCGATCTTCGGCATCTGCCTAGGCCATCAGTTGTTTGCACTTGCTTGTGGAGCGGATACAGAGAAGCTGAAATTCGGTCACCGCGGTGGGAATCACCCTGTGAAGGAACTGGAAAGCGGACGCTGCTTCATCACTTCCCAGAACCATGGTTATACCGTGAATGAGGAATCTGTGAAGAACACTGAACTAGAAGTTACTCACATCAATAATAATGATAAGACTGTTGAAGGAATTAAACATACACGTTACCCAGCGTTTTCGGTGCAATATCACCCGGAAGCGGCGCCAGGACCGCATGACAGCAGCTACTTGTTCGATCGCTTCCTGCAATTGATTGCAGATCATAAAGCAAAGACACCTGTTGTTTCACGTCAGGCACAACTTGCGGCAAACGCCAGAATCACGGCGCCAAAAACTAACTTACAGCTTGAAGCCGTGAAAGGAGCTCTATAA
- a CDS encoding dihydroorotase — MTMIIRNASVLNKEGLLERKHIVLEEGVISALIDGNEAAPEAGEIIDAEGKLLIPGLIDMHVHLREPGFEHKETVETGSRSAAKGGFTTIACMPNTRPVTDTPEIVQFVKDKAREAGLVKVLPYAAITKNELGRELTDFAALKEAGAIGYTDDGVGVQSAQMMKDAMNIAAALDMPVIAHCEDNSLVEGCCVAEGEFARKHGLKGIPNESEAIHVGRDILLAEATGVHYHVCHVSTEQSVRLIRQAKEIGIKVTAEVCPHHLLLSEEDIPGLDANWKMNPPLRSRRDVEACIEGLLDGTLDMIVTDHAPHSEEEKAKGMQLAPFGIVGFETAFPLLYTAFVATGKWDLSLLVQRMTADPARVFRLNTGVMDIGAPADLTLIDLEQEKEVDPGSFASKGRNTPFGGWKLKGWPVMTWVDGKAVWTEKN; from the coding sequence ATGACAATGATTATTAGAAACGCCAGCGTATTGAATAAGGAAGGCTTGTTAGAGCGGAAACATATTGTACTTGAAGAAGGTGTTATCTCGGCCTTAATCGATGGAAATGAAGCTGCTCCAGAAGCTGGAGAGATCATTGATGCTGAAGGCAAGCTGCTCATTCCAGGACTCATTGATATGCATGTGCACTTACGCGAACCGGGATTTGAACACAAGGAAACAGTGGAAACCGGAAGTCGCTCGGCTGCCAAAGGCGGATTTACAACCATAGCTTGTATGCCTAATACCCGTCCAGTAACAGATACGCCGGAAATCGTACAATTTGTGAAAGACAAGGCGCGTGAAGCAGGACTAGTTAAAGTACTTCCTTATGCGGCCATTACGAAAAATGAGCTCGGACGTGAGCTGACTGATTTTGCGGCGCTTAAAGAAGCTGGAGCGATCGGTTACACCGACGACGGCGTGGGCGTGCAAAGTGCTCAAATGATGAAAGATGCAATGAACATCGCCGCAGCACTGGATATGCCTGTCATTGCTCACTGCGAGGATAATTCACTGGTTGAAGGCTGCTGTGTAGCCGAAGGTGAGTTCGCAAGAAAGCATGGCCTGAAAGGAATTCCAAATGAGTCAGAAGCCATCCATGTTGGACGCGATATTTTGCTGGCTGAAGCGACAGGCGTTCATTACCATGTATGCCATGTAAGTACTGAACAATCGGTGCGACTGATTCGCCAAGCGAAAGAAATCGGTATTAAAGTAACTGCTGAAGTGTGTCCGCATCACTTGCTGCTCTCTGAAGAAGATATTCCAGGCCTTGATGCCAATTGGAAAATGAACCCGCCGCTACGCTCCCGCCGCGATGTTGAGGCATGTATCGAAGGTTTGCTAGACGGCACACTAGATATGATTGTTACGGATCATGCACCACATAGTGAGGAAGAGAAGGCTAAAGGCATGCAACTTGCACCTTTTGGTATCGTTGGATTCGAAACAGCATTCCCACTACTATACACAGCGTTTGTAGCAACTGGGAAATGGGATTTATCCTTACTAGTACAAAGAATGACCGCTGATCCTGCACGGGTATTCAGACTGAACACTGGTGTGATGGATATCGGAGCTCCTGCAGATTTGACACTGATTGATCTGGAGCAGGAAAAAGAAGTAGACCCAGGATCTTTTGCAAGTAAAGGACGGAATACTCCTTTTGGTGGCTGGAAGCTTAAGGGCTGGCCAGTAATGACATGGGTAGACGGCAAAGCCGTATGGACTGAGAAAAACTAG
- a CDS encoding aspartate carbamoyltransferase catalytic subunit has product MTLTKVKERSLLGIKELDRSEITELLERTAFWDNQSEKLTPILNSHFISNMFFENSTRTRFSFEMAEKRLGAQVLNFTAAASSVEKGESIYDTVRTLESMGIDAGVVRLKPAGVLQQLAEKVSIPLINAGDGNNEHPTQALLDLYTMSKTFGDLKGLTVSIIGDIMHSRVARSNLWGLTKLGAKVQFCAPENMKAPELMEYAPYVTIEEALKADVVMMLRVQLERHSSGIVLSAEDYRRHYGLTEERAAKLAKDTIIMHPAPVNRNVEIDDAVVECSQSRIFPQMSNGVPVRMAVLERALL; this is encoded by the coding sequence ATGACACTTACCAAGGTAAAGGAACGTAGTCTGCTGGGAATAAAAGAGCTTGATCGGTCGGAAATTACTGAGCTGCTGGAAAGAACAGCATTTTGGGACAATCAAAGTGAGAAGCTAACTCCCATTTTGAACTCGCATTTTATTTCTAATATGTTCTTTGAAAACAGCACACGCACACGCTTCTCTTTTGAAATGGCAGAGAAACGACTGGGTGCACAAGTGCTTAATTTTACAGCTGCAGCTTCTAGTGTAGAAAAAGGGGAGTCGATCTACGATACAGTACGCACACTGGAATCGATGGGGATCGATGCCGGAGTTGTGCGTTTGAAGCCTGCAGGTGTGCTGCAGCAGTTAGCTGAGAAGGTGTCCATACCGCTTATTAATGCGGGTGACGGCAACAATGAACATCCAACTCAAGCGCTGCTTGATCTTTACACTATGAGCAAAACATTCGGAGATTTAAAGGGTCTCACGGTTTCTATTATCGGGGACATCATGCATAGCCGGGTAGCACGCTCCAATCTGTGGGGACTTACAAAGCTAGGGGCTAAAGTGCAATTCTGCGCACCGGAGAATATGAAGGCTCCTGAGCTTATGGAATACGCACCTTATGTAACTATAGAGGAAGCTCTTAAAGCAGATGTGGTCATGATGCTTCGTGTGCAGCTGGAACGCCATTCTTCTGGCATCGTACTTTCCGCGGAAGATTACCGCAGACATTATGGTTTAACGGAAGAACGCGCAGCAAAGCTCGCAAAAGATACAATCATTATGCATCCAGCTCCGGTTAACCGGAATGTCGAGATTGATGATGCAGTTGTAGAGTGCAGTCAATCAAGGATTTTCCCGCAAATGTCTAATGGGGTGCCGGTTCGGATGGCGGTACTCGAAAGAGCTTTACTATAA
- the pyrR gene encoding bifunctional pyr operon transcriptional regulator/uracil phosphoribosyltransferase PyrR produces the protein MVTEKNVIMDETAIRRALSRIAHEILEKNKGIENCLLVGIRTRGVYLAQRIAERIKEIEGVEIPYGELDITHYRDDREVGGSEAVVKSNVIITSGSDGIHDKKVILFDDVLYTGRTIRAAMDALMDCGRPRMIQLAVLADRGHRELPIRPDYIGKNVPTSKHEQIEVALKEYDGKDEVYIISNREER, from the coding sequence ATGGTTACTGAAAAAAATGTAATTATGGACGAAACGGCGATCCGCCGGGCATTATCGCGTATTGCTCATGAGATTTTGGAGAAGAACAAAGGGATTGAGAATTGTCTGCTGGTCGGTATTCGGACACGAGGCGTATATCTGGCACAGCGCATCGCTGAGCGTATCAAGGAAATTGAAGGCGTCGAGATTCCTTACGGCGAACTCGACATCACGCATTATCGGGATGACCGTGAAGTAGGAGGCAGTGAAGCGGTAGTGAAGAGTAACGTCATTATTACTTCTGGCAGTGATGGCATCCATGATAAGAAGGTCATTTTGTTCGACGATGTGCTTTACACCGGACGCACGATCCGCGCGGCGATGGACGCTCTGATGGATTGCGGACGCCCACGAATGATTCAACTGGCAGTACTGGCTGACCGTGGACACCGCGAGCTGCCGATCCGACCAGACTACATCGGTAAGAATGTACCTACCTCAAAGCATGAGCAGATTGAAGTGGCGCTGAAGGAATACGACGGCAAAGACGAGGTCTACATTATTTCAAACCGGGAGGAACGATAA